The Toxorhynchites rutilus septentrionalis strain SRP chromosome 3, ASM2978413v1, whole genome shotgun sequence genome includes a region encoding these proteins:
- the LOC129774505 gene encoding tigger transposable element-derived protein 1-like, which translates to MSQKRCPLDQGTIMAKALRLYGKFQEEEPSSFSEKKLEFSASKGWFYRFIRKHSIRNVQIKGESASADLKAAKSYPAEFKQLIEDGKYHPDQVFNADETGVFWKKMPSRTYVAKAEKSASGFKVAKDRITLLFCSNASGDRMLKPLLLHKSLRPRSMKCLNFNDLPVHWMSNAKAWVTQEIFRRWLEECFVPEGKPYLAKKGLEFRVLLVIDNAPGHLRVEHPNVQIVFLPPNTTSLIQPLDQGIIATFKRHYIKTTFRYILNEIDTESIEVAVKLLKRSTLNACWKPLWPDCVHSSMPASNEEGEILLLAHAVGGEGFDDFSTADIAKMLREPLFEDEDLLDYVNNSANIDHDEETEFTESKIKEAISFRNDLRHCLLRYTELVKYEKKTTENAQLNGEEPQPVDSPLKRRRCGAIYDSD; encoded by the exons ATGTCGCAGAAGCGTTGTCCCTTGGACCAAGGAACCATTATGGCTAAAGCTTTGCGGCTTTATGGGAAGTTTCAGGAAGAAGAGCCGTCGAGCTTCTCTGAAAAGAAACTTGAGTTTTCCGCTAGCAAAGGTTGGTTCTACAGGTTCATTCGGAAGCACTCGATAAGGAATGTGCAGATTAAAGGCGAAAGCGCTTCAGCAGACTTGAAGGCAGCCAAATCATATCCAGCCGAGTTTAAACAGTTAATCGAAGATGGTAAGTACCACCCCGATCAGGTGTTTAATGCGGATGAGACTGGagtgttttggaaaaaaatgccgAGTAGGACCTATGTGGCAAAGGCGGAAAAGTCGGCATCTGGCTTCAAGGTTGCTAAAGACCGGATTACATTGCTTTTTTGTAGCAATGCCTCAGGAGATCGAATGCTGAAACCACTGCTTTTGCATAAATCTTTACGTCCAAGATCCATGAAGTGTTTAAACTTCAATGATCTACCAGTACATTGGATGTCGAATGCAAAAGCCTGGGTAACGCAGGAGATTTTCAGGAGATGGCTAGAAGAATGCTTTGTGCCTGAAGGCAAACCTTATCTTGCTAAAAAAGGACTGGAGTTTCGAGTGCTTCTCGTAATTGACAACGCTCCTGGGCATCTGCGCGTCGAGCACCCGAATGTGCAAATTGTATTCCTTCCCCCGAATACAACATCTTTAATCCAGCCGCTCGATCAGGGCATTATCGCCACGTTCAAGAGGCATTATATTAAAACTACCTTCCGCTACATCTTGAATGAAATCGATACAG AATCCATTGAAGTTGCAGTGAAACTGTTGAAGAGGTCAACGTTAAATGCCTGCTGGAAGCCATTGTGGCCTGACTGTGTACATTCATCGATGCCAGCAAGTAACGAAGAGGGCGAAATACTTCTTCTAGCCCATGCTGTTGGCGGTGAAGGATTCGATGATTTTTCCACCGCAGATATTGCGAAAATGTTAAGGGAACCACTTTTCGAGGATGAAGATTTACTGGATTATGTGAATAATTCAGCAAATATTGATCATGACGAGGAAACGGAATTCACCGAGAGCAAGATTAAGGAAG CCAtctccttccgtaacgatctaAGGCACTGTTTACTACGATACACCGAGCTGGTAAAATACGAGAAGAAAACTACCGAAAATGCACAGCTAAACGGCGAGGAACCACAACCTGTCGATAGCCCGTTGAAACGCCGACGATGTGGTGCTATCTACGATAGCGATTAA
- the LOC129777403 gene encoding zinc finger protein 91-like, whose product MRSEMATICRLCLRSSPAMVPLFEALLGEKLVIEIIQSIIGMELDPCLNLPRQVCQECLKKVNLLYDFQLDLIKCQSLLSKGKIKDVLISDAAGQTAVIKSEETDYKGLKHGERIGTSNKNSSVPAWFVQINQDKTTGIIQEQITQEPISIKHEPPNSDDDEMDDDETQTHSYTNDNNHSDHSEGKPQRRNPPKRVKTIPNKCYICDTILRNKSDFKDHLESHRDMLPFKCLQCSTEENPIEAPTVLTLNKHFETHTFQLLCPRCPLRFRTSSSFVYHERIIHEKDKEKFEERCEFCGRVFNNYQMHRNHVQAHKNVILQRYKCESCETVFPSRRILTRHTSSRSCMRNIEKKARQNVESGKRKRSLGKRERKRMAVLKEVERIVIANSKREDHNISQQKDRTDESKISSPIIKTEPNDIDEDTTTQDNGVHSVINNRLFKFSTDDIEKIPSFQRPPKKPALIVKFIPNKCYICEVILGNKNDLNDHLEIHMELLPYRCTQCSTEANPIIFTTIVLLNRHFETHSFNYVCPHCPLRHRNNRLLAYHIRTTHVEQKSEFHCEICGKVFTSDIGFQNHIRLHKNMMTQRYKCETCHKHFPARYSLQRHLASHATLCRKPEEQQPELTNLETTNPTTEVVERNSSEPANDFLDQYEYDEQENDMDETIDHDVSANQSNGEESYDNEEDDSRSSDGTKGGETIPNKCYICGPILESEFEFNKHLKTHKNMLPHKCLQCSTESNPIVISTVMTLNKHFQRHDFKHVCPHCPLRYKSVRSIKCHIQGVHGDQKLDYICETCGERFSKSRYFLYRQHVNRHKNLLTERYTCKPCKRIFSTQRNLKRHQASYMCIRESAKEPQREMTTHQLIDAGAEAVKQEVTKYSREEEANHTLEQARNDRPSSITKTDPCDVEKTDDEEDTDKGTSTAFSNKTKDGETIFESKERIISQKNDNISMLGEISRSDNQSSIIKLDANGSQMINVRNSTNLLELERIDIKNEPLDSDDDD is encoded by the exons ATGCGTTCGGAAATGGCCACTATCTGTCGTCTCTGCCTGCGATCATCACCGGCCATGGTTCCACTATTTGAGGCACTTTTAGGTGAAAAACTAGTAATCGAAATCATCCAAAGCATCATTGGAATGGAG CTCGATCCTTGCTTAAATTTGCCACGTCAAGTATGCCAAGAATGCCTCAAGAAAGTGAATTTGTTGTATGACTTCCAGCTGGATTTGATCAAGTGTCAATCCTTGCTTTCTAAGGGGAAAATCAAAGACGTTCTAATATCTGATGCCGCTGGACAAACAGCTGTCATCAAATCCGAAGAAACCGATTATAAGGGGTTGAAACACGGCGAAAGAATCGGAACTAGTAATAAGAATTCGAGTGTTCCTGCATGGTTCGTTCAAATAAACCAAGACAAAACGACAGGAATCATTCAGGAACAAATAACGCAGGAGCCCATCAGTATCAAACATGAGCCACCGAATTCCGATGACGATGAAATGGATGATGATGAAACTCAGACTCATAGTTATACCAACGACAACAATCACTCTGATCACTCTGAGGGGAAACCGCAACGAAGGAATCCTCCAAAAAGAGTTAAAACCATTCCAAATAAATGCTACATCTGTGACACTATTCTCAGGAACAAAAGCGATTTCAAAGATCACCTCGAAAGCCACAGAGATATGTTACCCTTCAAATGCTTGCAGTGTAGCACAGAAGAAAATCCAATCGAAGCACCAACCGTTTTAACACTTAACAAACATTTCGAAACGCACACTTTCCAGCTGCTTTGCCCACGCTGTCCGTTACGCTTCAGGACGAGCAGTTCGTTTGTGTATCACGAAAGGATCATCCACGAGAAGGACAAGGAGAAATTTGAGGAACGCTGCGAGTTCTGTGGGAGAGTCTTTAACAATTATCAAATGCATCGGAATCACGTGCAGGCACACAAGAATGTCATCCTGCAGCGGTACAAATGCGAATCCTGCGAGACCGTCTTCCCGTCGAGACGTATTTTGACGAGGCACACGTCGTCCCGTTCATGTATGC GTAACATAGAAAAGAAAGCACGACAAAACGTGGAATCAGGCAAACGCAAACGATCGCTCGGAAAACGGGAGCGCAAGCGCATGGCAGTTTTGAAGGAAGTTGAAAGAATAGTTATCGCAAACTCGAAACGAGAAGATCATAATATTTCGCAACAAAAGGACAGGACGGACGAGAGTAAAATATCAAGTCCCATCATAAAGACAGAGCCAAATGATATAGATGAGGATACCACGACTCAAGATAATGGGGTACACAGCGTGatcaataatagattattcAAATTCAGCACAGAtgacatcgagaagattcctAGCTTCCAAAGGCCACCGAAGAAGCCTGCGTTAATAGTGAAGTTCATTCCGAACAAATGCTACATCTGTGAAGTTATTCTAGGAAATAAAAACGACCTCAATGATCATCTTGAGATTCACATGGAGTTGCTACCTTACAGATGTACGCAGTGCAGCACTGAAGCCAACCCTATTATCTTTACCACGATAGTTCTACTCAACAGACATTTCGAGACCCACAGTTTCAACTACGTTTGTCCTCACTGCCCGTTACGACATCGGAACAATAGATTGCTAGCGTATCACATACGGACCACTCATGTTGAGCAGAAGTCTGAGTTTCATTGTGAAATCTGCGGGAAAGTGTTCACGAGTGATATTGGTTTTCAAAATCATATCAGACTTCACAAGAACATGATGACGCAACGATACAAATGTGAAACATGTCACAAGCATTTTCCGGCACGGTATAGTCTACAGAGGCATCTGGCATCGCATGCGACTCTAT GTAGAAAACCAGAAGAGCAACAACCGGAATTGACTAACCTTGAAACTACCAATCCAACCACTGAAGTAGTGGAACGAAACTCAAGTGAACCAGCTAATGATTTTCTAGACCAATATGAATATGATGAACAAGAGAACGATATGGATGAAACTATCGATCACGACGTTAGCGCAAATCAATCCAATGGTGAGGAAAGCTATGACAATGAGGAAGACGATTCTAGGAGCTCGGATGGAACGAAAGGGGGAGAAACTATTCCAAATAAATGCTATATTTGTGGGCCTATTCTCGAAAGCGAATTCGAATTCAATAAACACCTCAAGACCCACAAGAACATGTTACCCCATAAGTGTTTGCAGTGTAGTACAGAGTCGAATCCCATCGTAATTTCCACCGTGATGACCCTCAACAAACATTTCCAGAGACACGACTTCAAACACGTTTGTCCACACTGCCCGTTGCGGTATAAGAGTGTTCGTTCGATAAAGTGCCACATACAGGGCGTTCATGGAGACCAGAAGCTCGATTACATCTGTGAAACGTGCGGAGAGAGGTTTAGCAAAAGCAGATACTTCCTGTATCGGCAACACGTTAACCGTCACAAGAATCTACTCACGGAACGATACACGTGCAAACCTTGCAAGAGAATTTTTTCGACGCAACGAAATCTGAAAAGGCATCAGGCATCTTATATGTGTATTC GTGAGAGCGCAAAGGAACCACAACGGGAAATGACTACCCATCAGTTGATTGATGCTGGCGCTGAAGCAGTAAAACAAGAAGTCACGAAATATTCAAGGGAAGAAGAAGCAAATCATACTCTGGAGCAGGCTAGAAACGATCGACCGAGTTCAATCACAAAAACAGACCCATGTGATGTGGAGAAAACTGACGATGAAGAAGATACCGACAAGGGAACGAGCACAGCGTTTAGCAATAAGACCAAGGATGGAGAGACAATATTTGAGTCCAAGGAACGAATAATTTCACAGAAAAATGATAACATTTCGATGCTTGGTGAAATTAGCAGAAGTGATAACCAAAGCTCAATCATAAAATTAGACGCAAATGGCTCCCAAATGATAAATGTTCGAAATAGTACGAATCTGCTAGAACTGGAACGTATAGACATAAAAAATGAACCGCTCGATTCTGACGATGATGATTAG